The Phycisphaerae bacterium genome segment AGTAATCGGCGGCCGGCTGCCCCCCTGTCGATCGGCCCGATAGGAAATCCCCCCATCCGGCAGCGTCGACAGGTCGAGGTATTTCATGGCACCGTCGATCACCTTCTTAGGTACCGTGATGCCGACGTTGCGACTGGCCCGCAGCCCCTGAAGTTGCGTGACCGTCACCGAGCCTTCGTCGCCGGAAGAGTCCGGCGAATAGAGCCAGCCTCCTTGCCTGCTCTGACTTCTCGCCGTCAGTTCGACGGCTCGGCGAAGAACCGAGGCGATACGTTCCTGTTTCTCGTTGTCCTCTTCCATGCCGTGAAGCTGGCCCAGAAAGAGCATCGCAAAACCGTGACCGTGCATTGACCGCCCCGATTCTTCCTCACGTGCGATCAGGCCGCTTGGCTGAGCCGAGGCAAGCAGAAAACTCGCCGCCCGACTGACATTCGGAGCATACTTGCCTTGCGTCGCGGTGTTCCCGTTGGCCAGCATTGTCAGCCCGGCCAGAGCCGTCATCGCCGTCGGGTAGTGCCCCCATGATCCGCTGTGCCGCCAGGCGCCGTCGCGGCTTTGCGTGCGGGCCAGATACTCAAGCCCGCGGTCGATCGCGCTTTGCGTCTCCGGCGTGACCAGCGGAGGAAGAGCTGGCGGCAGTTCGGCTCGTGCCGTGAGCCCGTCGGCGATGGTAAACACCGATACAAGAACCAGTATGATCACGCGACGGCTCATCTTATCTCACCCATGGCGCCGAATGATGGGTATGAGTCTCAACGGCAAATCGTACCTCACAACCGGCTGTGCGAACGATAATCTCCCTGCCCCATACGCAAACGTCCAGGATCAGGCTTCCGCGCGAGCCCGTCGGCAGCAGCTTGCTGACCCGCCGTCCGATCTCGTTCCCTGTGGCCTTGTCCAGCAAACACATCTCGATCTTGCCTGGCGGGTCACCGGTCGACGACCGCGCGCGAGTCCCTGCCG includes the following:
- a CDS encoding terpene cyclase/mutase family protein codes for the protein MSRRVIILVLVSVFTIADGLTARAELPPALPPLVTPETQSAIDRGLEYLARTQSRDGAWRHSGSWGHYPTAMTALAGLTMLANGNTATQGKYAPNVSRAASFLLASAQPSGLIAREEESGRSMHGHGFAMLFLGQLHGMEEDNEKQERIASVLRRAVELTARSQSRQGGWLYSPDSSGDEGSVTVTQLQGLRASRNVGITVPKKVIDGAMKYLDLSTLPDGGISYRADRQGGSRPPITAAAVACWYNAGLYDYPAAVKALEYCKLRVGNGQARTTGIWGHYYYAHLYMSQIMWLSSKENWEWYFPTMRDWLLAQQASDGSWEGDGVGKVYGTAIATFILQIPYGYLPILQR